In Chitinophaga sp. HK235, a single window of DNA contains:
- a CDS encoding TonB-dependent receptor has product MKFGSLRLCLKGMAGLCLLLGITASSSQAQDAVTSVPEQYFQQHRKHIPADTGPASQVISLKDALEKVYTKYQLRIAMNEKYAKNIFLPDKLLNTGASAAIASLQKILQSYDLTLSMTGPSQYIITPAEPRPAPVHKPAVKVKVSGTVKDKLGAPLVGVTVKIIRTPTGTTTNDKGFYELDVEPTDTLEFSYIGYQAQQISVRNRVDINVEMLAKEGGLNEVVVVGFGAQKKISLVGAQSTIKPEELKLPVRSLTNALGGRLAGVVAVQRSGEPGYDGSDIWIRGISTFGSSPRGPLIIVDGVPDRSINDLDPEDVESFTVLKDASATAVYGTRGANGVILVNTKAGRPGKPQINIELNQAVTKFTQLPKFVDAPTFMRLYNEGLTMRGRTPLYTEDRIQKHISGEDPDLYPNVDWFKVLFNEYGQNRRANLNVRGGSEFATYYISAGYYSEVGLLKRDNIQSYNSSIKLDRYNFTTNVDANITKTTKLELGVNGFIINSNYPGIGTGALFNLATQVPPHLIPPQYSNGQWPKIPGGSYPSPYRNLTQSGYATEYRNTIRSNIRLRQQLDFLLKGLSFTSMFAFDSYSWNNLNRKREVQTYYATGRDSAGNLLTRIVDPGSNVLGFEVLRGGDRRFYTETALNYARKFGDHDVSALLLYNQSDYVDADAGDLISSIPFRVRGLSGRATYGYKSRYFAEANFGYNGSENFTPRKRYGLFPSFGAGWVVSNENFFAPLSNVISYLKLRYTYGLSGNSNTGSRFLFLTRIKSDNNLGYTFGVPGNTTSYGGLQEDQIGSEVSWETGKRQNLGIEIKAFRDELSLIVELFNERRTGILLRQYDIPYSSGYTTDNIPYRNIGITENKGIDITLDYNKSFSKNYWVAFRGNFNFNINKNIYDGLPPWQYPWLDRTGHTIDQRFGYVALGLFTDSADIAKSPKQSGDVRPGDIKYADLNGDGIINSFDQKAIGYGPVPRIVYGLNFSVGAKGFDLSLFFQGVAMVDFMYSGGHGTNPFYEGPTIGNLYTAATDRWTPDNPNNRPFYPRMSTRQDITTNYYESTWWLKRADYIRLKSAELGYTFSMKKLQRYGLKNLRAYVNGTNLFTISPWKIWDPELGDGRGTAYPNTTSYNFGIRASFK; this is encoded by the coding sequence ATGAAATTTGGATCTCTACGGCTTTGCCTGAAGGGAATGGCCGGCCTATGCCTGTTACTGGGCATTACAGCATCCTCGTCGCAGGCACAGGATGCCGTGACCAGCGTCCCGGAACAGTATTTCCAGCAACACCGCAAACATATCCCCGCCGATACCGGGCCCGCCAGCCAGGTCATATCCCTGAAAGACGCACTGGAAAAAGTTTATACCAAATACCAGCTGCGTATAGCCATGAATGAAAAATATGCAAAGAATATTTTTCTGCCGGATAAACTCCTCAACACCGGCGCTTCCGCTGCCATCGCCTCTTTACAAAAGATACTCCAGTCATACGACCTCACCCTCAGCATGACCGGTCCCTCACAATATATCATTACACCTGCCGAACCACGCCCCGCCCCTGTTCACAAACCAGCGGTCAAAGTAAAGGTTTCAGGCACGGTGAAAGACAAACTCGGCGCGCCGCTGGTAGGCGTCACCGTTAAAATAATAAGGACGCCTACAGGTACCACCACCAACGACAAAGGTTTCTATGAACTGGACGTAGAACCGACTGACACCCTCGAATTTTCATACATCGGCTATCAGGCGCAACAGATCAGTGTCCGCAACAGAGTAGACATCAATGTGGAGATGTTGGCCAAAGAAGGAGGGCTCAATGAAGTGGTGGTGGTAGGCTTCGGCGCACAGAAAAAGATCAGCCTCGTAGGTGCACAGTCCACCATCAAACCGGAAGAACTGAAGCTGCCGGTGAGAAGCCTGACCAACGCCCTGGGCGGCCGCCTGGCCGGCGTCGTGGCCGTTCAGCGCAGCGGTGAACCCGGCTACGATGGATCTGATATATGGATACGCGGTATCTCCACTTTCGGCTCCAGCCCGCGCGGACCACTCATCATCGTTGACGGTGTGCCAGACCGCAGCATCAACGACCTCGACCCCGAAGATGTGGAAAGCTTTACCGTCCTGAAAGACGCTTCCGCCACCGCTGTATACGGCACCCGTGGCGCCAACGGTGTTATCCTCGTCAATACCAAAGCAGGGCGCCCTGGCAAACCTCAGATCAACATAGAACTTAACCAGGCCGTTACCAAATTCACACAGCTGCCCAAATTCGTAGATGCGCCCACGTTCATGCGTCTCTACAACGAAGGGCTCACCATGCGCGGAAGAACACCCCTCTACACAGAAGACAGGATACAAAAACATATCAGCGGCGAAGACCCCGACCTCTATCCCAACGTAGACTGGTTCAAGGTACTGTTCAATGAATACGGCCAGAACAGAAGAGCCAACCTCAATGTGCGTGGCGGCTCCGAGTTCGCCACCTATTATATATCAGCCGGGTACTACTCTGAAGTAGGTCTGCTGAAACGCGACAACATACAATCCTACAATTCATCCATCAAACTGGACCGCTACAACTTCACCACCAATGTAGACGCCAACATCACCAAAACAACCAAACTGGAACTGGGCGTCAACGGCTTTATCATCAATAGTAACTACCCCGGTATCGGCACAGGTGCCCTGTTTAATCTCGCTACCCAGGTACCTCCACACCTGATACCGCCGCAATATTCCAACGGACAATGGCCCAAGATCCCCGGTGGCAGCTACCCCAGTCCGTACCGCAACCTTACCCAGTCAGGCTACGCGACCGAATACCGCAACACTATCCGTTCCAACATCAGGTTAAGGCAGCAGCTCGACTTCCTGCTGAAAGGACTCTCCTTCACCAGCATGTTTGCATTTGACTCTTACAGCTGGAATAATCTCAACAGAAAGAGGGAAGTGCAGACCTACTACGCTACCGGCCGTGACTCTGCCGGCAACCTGCTCACCAGGATTGTTGATCCCGGCTCCAATGTACTGGGCTTCGAGGTTTTAAGAGGCGGTGACCGCCGCTTTTATACAGAAACAGCGCTGAACTATGCACGAAAATTCGGTGACCACGACGTATCTGCGTTACTGTTATATAATCAGTCTGACTATGTTGATGCAGATGCCGGTGATCTTATCAGCTCTATTCCCTTTCGTGTAAGAGGTCTCAGCGGCAGGGCCACCTATGGCTATAAGAGCCGTTATTTTGCGGAAGCCAACTTCGGATACAACGGCTCCGAAAACTTCACGCCCAGAAAACGCTACGGCCTCTTCCCCTCCTTTGGTGCAGGCTGGGTAGTATCCAATGAAAACTTTTTTGCACCACTCAGCAATGTGATCTCCTACCTTAAGCTGCGCTATACCTATGGGTTGTCAGGCAACAGCAACACCGGGTCCCGTTTCCTCTTCCTTACACGGATAAAGAGTGATAACAACCTGGGCTATACGTTTGGCGTCCCCGGCAACACCACTTCCTACGGTGGTTTGCAGGAAGATCAGATCGGATCGGAGGTGAGCTGGGAAACAGGCAAGCGGCAGAACCTTGGTATCGAAATAAAAGCATTTCGGGATGAACTGTCACTGATTGTGGAACTGTTCAACGAACGCAGAACAGGCATCCTGCTGCGGCAATACGACATTCCCTATTCTTCGGGCTATACCACCGATAATATTCCTTACCGTAATATCGGGATCACGGAAAACAAAGGGATTGATATCACACTCGACTACAACAAGTCATTTTCCAAAAACTACTGGGTGGCCTTCAGGGGTAACTTCAATTTCAACATCAACAAAAACATATATGACGGTCTTCCGCCCTGGCAGTATCCCTGGCTCGACCGCACCGGCCACACCATCGATCAGCGTTTCGGATATGTGGCATTGGGTCTCTTCACCGATTCAGCAGATATCGCCAAATCTCCCAAACAATCAGGAGATGTACGTCCCGGAGATATCAAATATGCGGACCTTAACGGTGATGGCATCATCAACAGTTTCGATCAAAAGGCAATCGGCTATGGCCCTGTGCCCCGCATTGTATATGGTCTCAACTTCAGCGTGGGAGCCAAAGGCTTCGACCTCAGCCTCTTCTTCCAGGGTGTAGCTATGGTGGATTTTATGTATAGCGGCGGTCATGGTACCAACCCCTTCTATGAAGGTCCTACTATCGGGAACCTATATACGGCAGCCACCGACCGCTGGACACCCGATAATCCCAACAACAGGCCTTTCTATCCACGTATGTCTACCCGCCAGGATATCACTACTAACTATTACGAAAGCACATGGTGGCTCAAACGCGCCGATTATATCCGCCTGAAAAGTGCCGAGCTGGGATACACCTTCAGCATGAAGAAACTGCAGCGATACGGCCTCAAAAACCTGCGCGCCTATGTTAACGGCACCAACCTGTTCACCATCTCGCCCTGGAAGATCTGGGACCCTGAACTGGGCGACGGCAGAGGCACCGCATACCCTAACACCACTTCGTACAACTTCGGCATCCGCGCCAGTTTCAAATAA
- a CDS encoding RagB/SusD family nutrient uptake outer membrane protein, whose amino-acid sequence MTHSYHKHILLFLLLLLSAAGCKKGYLDTVPDNITTLKDVFTNRAMTEQWLARLYNPMPDMWNQPYSVPWTGQCDEADYAWVQPGINSGAITPDNASPSYWNSYYQTIRQAAIFLQNADQNQEIKALPGGDRLLKQYKAEARFLRAYYYWLLMRQYGPVVLMGETPRLPEDNFQIPRSTWDECAAYVLSEMDKAFPDVPVQHVNPVDPTQADVTQTGRITQPIILAVKSQILLYHASPLFNGNTELASFKNTDGTTLFNQSYDKERWKKAADAAKAVIDLNRWELYTVADPDPFRAAFLSCRNLFFDGWQKEAIWIRTSSAHVSNWERHCSPRCANGQGWNGIAVTQEQVDIFRTANGKAISDNSSGYTEDGFTGSATPYYVSGTYNMYTNREPRFYVDVTFNGAVVPVVPESGQTRVEFFFTGNSGKNGAPRDWPSTGYTARKNIHPNTDFRTGRNFSRPAMMIRLGEIYLNYAEALNEYEPGNPDILKYLNKIRNRGGLPDMQPGLSQEEMRRQIRLERRIELMFEGHRYWDVRRWKVANDPDQHQGGAFHGMNIEKGTSLSDPEFHKRIVSFTRANWQNKFYFYPIPQSEIDRNKVLMQFPGY is encoded by the coding sequence ATGACTCATTCATACCACAAACATATACTACTGTTCCTCCTGCTGTTATTGTCTGCTGCCGGTTGCAAAAAAGGCTACCTGGATACTGTACCCGACAATATCACCACGCTGAAGGACGTATTCACCAACCGCGCCATGACAGAACAATGGCTTGCCAGGCTGTATAACCCCATGCCCGATATGTGGAACCAGCCTTACAGCGTTCCCTGGACCGGACAATGCGACGAAGCCGACTATGCCTGGGTGCAGCCTGGCATCAACTCCGGTGCTATCACACCCGACAATGCCAGCCCCTCCTACTGGAACAGCTATTACCAGACCATCCGGCAGGCAGCCATCTTCCTGCAGAATGCCGATCAGAACCAGGAGATCAAAGCCTTGCCCGGTGGTGACAGACTTTTAAAACAATACAAGGCTGAAGCCCGCTTCCTCAGAGCCTACTACTACTGGCTGCTGATGCGCCAGTACGGCCCTGTAGTGCTGATGGGTGAAACACCCAGGCTGCCTGAAGATAATTTTCAGATACCCCGCAGCACCTGGGATGAATGTGCGGCATATGTGCTCTCCGAAATGGACAAAGCCTTCCCCGATGTGCCGGTACAACATGTGAACCCGGTAGATCCCACCCAGGCTGATGTAACACAAACCGGGCGTATCACACAGCCCATCATCCTGGCCGTAAAATCACAGATATTACTGTATCACGCCAGCCCGTTGTTTAATGGCAACACCGAACTCGCTTCCTTTAAAAATACGGATGGTACCACGTTGTTTAATCAGTCGTATGACAAGGAGAGATGGAAAAAAGCTGCTGATGCGGCCAAAGCCGTTATAGATCTTAACCGCTGGGAATTATACACGGTGGCTGATCCGGATCCTTTCCGTGCCGCGTTCCTCTCCTGCCGCAACCTCTTCTTCGATGGCTGGCAGAAAGAAGCCATATGGATACGTACCTCCTCCGCCCATGTAAGCAACTGGGAACGACACTGCTCTCCGCGCTGCGCCAACGGCCAGGGCTGGAACGGTATTGCCGTCACACAGGAACAGGTGGATATTTTCAGAACGGCCAACGGCAAAGCCATCAGTGATAACAGCAGCGGCTATACGGAGGATGGTTTTACGGGTAGCGCCACACCCTATTATGTGAGCGGAACCTATAACATGTATACCAACCGCGAACCACGCTTTTATGTAGATGTGACCTTCAATGGTGCTGTAGTACCGGTGGTGCCTGAGTCGGGGCAGACAAGGGTCGAGTTCTTCTTCACCGGCAACTCCGGCAAGAACGGCGCCCCGCGTGACTGGCCCTCTACCGGCTATACCGCCCGCAAGAACATCCATCCCAATACTGATTTCCGGACAGGCAGAAATTTTTCAAGACCGGCTATGATGATACGACTTGGTGAGATTTATCTCAACTACGCCGAAGCCCTCAATGAGTACGAGCCCGGCAATCCTGACATCCTCAAATACCTCAACAAAATCCGTAACAGAGGCGGGCTCCCTGATATGCAGCCAGGTTTATCGCAGGAGGAAATGCGCAGACAGATACGCCTGGAACGCCGTATAGAGCTGATGTTTGAAGGCCACCGCTACTGGGACGTCCGCCGCTGGAAAGTGGCCAATGACCCCGACCAGCACCAGGGCGGCGCATTTCACGGCATGAACATAGAAAAAGGAACATCCCTCTCCGATCCGGAATTTCATAAAAGGATCGTGTCTTTCACCAGAGCAAACTGGCAGAACAAATTTTATTTCTATCCCATTCCCCAGAGCGAAATAGACCGAAACAAGGTACTGATGCAGTTCCCGGGCTACTAA